A single window of Kitasatospora sp. HUAS MG31 DNA harbors:
- a CDS encoding ABC transporter ATP-binding protein — MSDVLELVDVSVVREGRALIDQISWSIADGERWVILGPNGAGKTTLLQVASSYLFPTSGTAAILGEKLGSVDVFELRARIGLASAAMLDKLPAEQTVLQTVLTAAYGMTASWREQYETTDEARALALLDRLGMSGYTTRKFGTLSEGERKRTLIARSLMTDPELLLLDEPAAGLDLGGREDLVRRLGALAQDAYAPSMVMVTHHVEEIAPGFTHVLMIRRGKVLTAGPIDTELTARNLSLCFGLPLTLERRGDRWSAQGLPMG, encoded by the coding sequence ATGAGCGACGTGCTGGAGCTGGTGGACGTTTCCGTGGTCCGGGAGGGCCGCGCGCTCATCGACCAGATCTCCTGGTCGATCGCGGACGGCGAGCGCTGGGTGATCCTCGGCCCGAACGGTGCCGGCAAGACCACCCTCCTCCAGGTCGCCTCCAGCTACCTCTTCCCGACCTCCGGCACCGCCGCGATCCTCGGCGAGAAGCTCGGTTCGGTGGACGTCTTCGAGCTGCGCGCCCGGATCGGCCTGGCCAGCGCCGCCATGCTGGACAAGCTCCCGGCCGAGCAGACCGTCCTGCAGACGGTGCTCACCGCCGCGTACGGCATGACCGCCAGCTGGCGCGAGCAGTACGAGACCACCGACGAGGCCCGCGCCCTCGCCCTGCTCGACCGGCTCGGCATGTCCGGGTACACCACCCGGAAGTTCGGCACCCTCTCCGAGGGCGAGCGCAAGCGCACCCTGATCGCCCGCTCGCTGATGACCGACCCCGAGCTGCTGCTGCTCGACGAGCCGGCCGCCGGCCTGGACCTCGGCGGCCGCGAGGACCTGGTCCGCCGCCTCGGCGCGCTGGCCCAGGACGCGTACGCGCCGTCCATGGTCATGGTCACCCACCACGTCGAGGAGATCGCCCCCGGCTTCACCCACGTGCTGATGATCCGCCGGGGCAAGGTGCTGACCGCCGGCCCGATCGACACCGAGCTGACCGCGCGCAACCTCTCGCTCTGCTTCGGCCTGCCGCTCACCCTGGAGCGCCGCGGCGACCGCTGGTCCGCGCAGGGCCTGCCGATGGGCTGA
- a CDS encoding NfeD family protein encodes MWWLLAAVGLGLPLVLTAMPEFAMFALGAGAAALAAALGVGVVPQFLIFVAVSVALLVFVRPIAYRQLKKAPGIRTGIEALQGASAVVQETVDGEGGRIKLNGEIWSARALNPGSVYEPGQQVDVVEIQGATALVV; translated from the coding sequence ATCTGGTGGCTGCTGGCCGCCGTCGGGCTGGGCCTGCCGCTGGTGCTCACGGCGATGCCGGAGTTCGCGATGTTCGCGCTCGGCGCCGGCGCCGCCGCCCTGGCCGCGGCGCTCGGGGTCGGCGTGGTCCCGCAGTTCCTGATCTTCGTTGCCGTGTCGGTCGCGCTGCTGGTGTTCGTCCGGCCCATCGCGTACCGGCAGTTGAAGAAGGCCCCGGGGATCAGGACGGGAATCGAGGCGCTCCAGGGCGCCAGTGCAGTCGTACAGGAAACCGTCGACGGGGAGGGCGGCCGGATCAAGCTCAACGGCGAGATCTGGTCGGCTCGGGCGCTGAACCCCGGCAGTGTGTACGAGCCGGGCCAGCAGGTCGACGTCGTCGAAATCCAGGGCGCGACCGCCCTGGTCGTCTAG
- a CDS encoding SPFH domain-containing protein gives MEPVLIVLVVLVVVAFIALIKTIQVIPQASAAIVERFGRYTRTLSAGLNIVVPFIDTIRNRIDLREQVVPFPPQPVITSDNLVVNIDTVIYYQVTDPRAATYEVASYIQAIEQLTVTTLRNIIGSMDLESTLTSREVINAGLRGVLDEATGRWGIRVNRVELKAIEPPTSIQDSMEKQMRADRDKRAAILTAEGARQAQILRAEGEKQAAVLQAEGEAQAAVLRADGEAAAIRTVFEAIHEGDADQKLLAYQYLQTLPELAKGDSNKLWIIPSEVGDALKGLGGAFTGLTGGNGAAPPAARVPVDPAAGPRPVDTDKPAARPRVEPTREYPKLDPEA, from the coding sequence TTGGAACCCGTCCTCATCGTGCTGGTCGTCCTGGTCGTGGTGGCCTTCATCGCCCTGATCAAGACGATCCAGGTGATCCCGCAGGCGAGCGCCGCGATCGTGGAGCGCTTCGGCCGCTACACCCGCACGCTGAGCGCGGGACTCAACATCGTGGTGCCGTTCATCGACACCATCCGCAACCGGATCGACCTCCGCGAGCAGGTCGTCCCGTTCCCGCCGCAGCCGGTCATCACCTCGGACAACCTGGTCGTCAACATCGACACCGTCATCTACTACCAGGTGACCGACCCGCGCGCCGCCACCTACGAGGTCGCCAGCTACATCCAGGCGATCGAGCAGCTCACCGTCACCACCCTGCGCAACATCATCGGCTCGATGGACCTGGAGTCCACCCTGACCTCCCGTGAGGTCATCAACGCCGGTCTGCGCGGCGTCCTCGACGAGGCCACCGGCCGCTGGGGCATCCGGGTCAACCGGGTCGAGCTCAAGGCGATCGAGCCGCCGACCTCCATCCAGGACTCGATGGAGAAGCAGATGCGCGCCGACCGCGACAAGCGCGCCGCGATCCTCACCGCCGAGGGCGCCCGGCAGGCCCAGATCCTGCGCGCCGAGGGTGAGAAGCAGGCCGCCGTCCTCCAGGCCGAGGGTGAGGCCCAGGCCGCGGTGCTCCGCGCCGACGGTGAGGCCGCCGCGATCCGGACCGTCTTCGAGGCCATCCACGAGGGCGACGCCGACCAGAAGCTGCTCGCCTACCAGTACCTGCAGACCCTGCCCGAGCTCGCCAAGGGCGACTCCAACAAGCTGTGGATCATCCCCAGCGAGGTCGGCGACGCCCTCAAGGGCCTCGGCGGCGCGTTCACCGGCCTGACCGGCGGCAACGGCGCCGCTCCGCCGGCCGCCCGGGTCCCGGTCGACCCGGCTGCCGGCCCGCGCCCGGTGGACACCGACAAGCCGGCCGCCCGCCCGCGGGTCGAGCCCACCCGCGAGTACCCCAAGCTGGACCCGGAGGCCTGA
- a CDS encoding sulfite exporter TauE/SafE family protein, which yields MTGWESLAVLLAGVGAGTINTIVGSGTLITFPVLLALGLPPVTANVSNTLGLVPGSVSGVIGYRRELVGQGGRLLRLGTASLTGGLLGAVLLTTLPGRAFDAIVPALILIALVLVVIQPRVSLAMAARRKERPGTPPGTEVGPLLLAGVFLAGVYGGYFGAAQGVLLLALMGMLLADDMQRINGAKNVLALIVNGVAAVFFLFASTIDWTAVLLIAAGSVLGGQLGARVGRRLPPPVLRGVIVVVGLTAVTRLLVG from the coding sequence ATGACGGGCTGGGAGTCGCTGGCGGTCCTCCTCGCCGGCGTCGGCGCGGGCACCATCAACACCATCGTCGGCTCCGGCACGCTGATCACCTTCCCCGTCCTGCTCGCCCTCGGCCTCCCGCCGGTCACCGCCAACGTCTCCAACACCCTCGGCCTGGTCCCCGGATCGGTCAGCGGCGTCATCGGCTACCGCCGCGAACTCGTAGGCCAGGGCGGCCGGTTGCTCCGTCTCGGCACCGCCTCGCTGACCGGCGGCCTGCTCGGCGCCGTCCTGCTCACCACCCTCCCCGGCCGCGCCTTCGACGCCATCGTCCCCGCCCTGATCCTCATCGCCCTGGTCCTGGTGGTGATCCAGCCCCGGGTCTCCCTCGCGATGGCCGCCCGCCGCAAGGAGCGCCCGGGCACGCCCCCCGGCACCGAGGTCGGCCCGCTGCTGCTCGCCGGCGTCTTCCTGGCCGGCGTGTACGGCGGCTACTTCGGCGCCGCCCAGGGCGTCCTGCTGCTCGCCCTGATGGGCATGCTGCTGGCCGACGACATGCAGCGGATCAACGGCGCCAAGAACGTCCTCGCCCTGATCGTCAACGGCGTCGCCGCCGTCTTCTTCCTGTTCGCCTCCACCATCGACTGGACGGCCGTGCTGCTCATCGCCGCCGGCTCGGTGCTCGGCGGACAGCTCGGTGCCAGGGTCGGCCGCCGGCTGCCGCCGCCCGTCCTGCGCGGCGTCATCGTCGTGGTCGGCCTCACCGCCGTCACCCGGCTCCTCGTCGGCTGA
- a CDS encoding DUF1272 domain-containing protein, translated as MREICERCEVSLTPDGAASLCSFECTFCPRCTEEMRAVCPNCGGELVPRPRRTTG; from the coding sequence ATGCGTGAGATCTGCGAGCGCTGCGAGGTGTCGCTCACCCCCGACGGCGCCGCCTCCCTATGCTCCTTCGAGTGCACCTTCTGCCCGCGGTGCACCGAGGAGATGCGGGCCGTCTGCCCGAACTGCGGGGGCGAGCTGGTGCCCCGGCCGCGCCGCACCACCGGCTGA
- a CDS encoding 4a-hydroxytetrahydrobiopterin dehydratase: MSRDRLSEDEITAGLAALPDWRREGDSIVRTAEASGFPAAIRVVDAVAEEAERLDHHPDIDIRWRTLRFVLSTHSAGGLTALDLTLAAAVDRALDTHG; this comes from the coding sequence ATGAGCAGGGACCGACTGAGCGAGGACGAGATCACCGCCGGCCTGGCCGCACTGCCCGACTGGCGGCGCGAGGGCGACTCGATCGTCCGCACCGCCGAGGCCTCCGGCTTCCCGGCCGCGATCCGGGTGGTGGACGCCGTCGCCGAGGAGGCCGAGCGGCTCGACCACCACCCCGACATCGACATCCGCTGGCGGACCCTGCGCTTCGTCCTCTCCACCCACAGCGCGGGCGGCCTCACCGCCCTCGACCTCACCCTCGCCGCCGCCGTCGACCGCGCCCTCGACACCCACGGCTGA
- a CDS encoding PQQ-binding-like beta-propeller repeat protein: MAQDTSGQGYPQDHNGQQPQGYDYQQGWYPQQPEATGDQWGTTGYAQPYGTHDQTGQTGWHGVAADGQQQWNTGVQQPGTEGYYATTDPYGYQTGQYVDPTTGASQTGYADPNAATGYAGQTGYPQGYQTQGYDQQLYAPAGTENGYGYPGYPTDTGVPAQPATPPGYQQPAQTDPFGTSTGTGTDGYQQAADTTGYTDTTGYSATSAYSAAGGYDGTNSTAVFPATPAAIRTDLGPDADAEVAEDIAEEEDDARRNVFRRSRLGGRAGGRATDRGTAPADGWDDAGQDGDDDGDDARPARTGGSLVGRARAAAGSVLSADHAPSRRSLAIRVGAGVAALAVLVTAGVLVMGGEDETSGGGDDQAVTQNISVAHSKAWTAQPAAAPAPGADDTLNGSWLLPDAVVRADASGVHAYALADGKETWTFAPPAEGAVACGLSPTVNASGLGAAVFRASADTKSPCTLLAVIDTKTGKSAWTKTISESKDPYAAHVAVTDDKVIAVGDDKAAAWASADGKDLWQYTGQGKFCSLAGGMSGNTVVVHSSCADSTPVDQAVALKADDGKLKWWRGLNNQPKTVTVLSAEPAVVLTTGAQPADDRVFAWGPEGDPAAEIPATVEGGRLDVSRGTFDAVPGVFFHDKTMIAVTIPAEGGQSAVIAYDLTTGKPVWTTPVAEKGKTRPVGLDGGGLLLAADERLDQPAHISRFALNGGQETQGGSFPQGTGSLLTSGRLISGAGKVIALPEHSTNFGTASAFASKG, from the coding sequence ATGGCTCAGGACACCTCCGGCCAGGGGTACCCCCAGGACCACAACGGTCAGCAGCCCCAGGGCTACGACTACCAGCAGGGCTGGTACCCGCAGCAGCCGGAGGCCACCGGGGACCAGTGGGGTACCACCGGCTACGCCCAGCCGTACGGCACCCATGACCAGACCGGGCAGACCGGCTGGCACGGCGTCGCCGCCGACGGGCAGCAGCAGTGGAACACCGGCGTCCAGCAGCCCGGCACCGAGGGCTACTACGCCACCACCGACCCGTACGGCTACCAGACCGGGCAGTACGTCGACCCCACCACCGGTGCCTCCCAGACCGGGTACGCCGACCCGAACGCCGCCACCGGCTACGCCGGCCAGACCGGCTACCCGCAGGGCTACCAGACCCAGGGCTACGACCAGCAGCTGTACGCCCCGGCCGGCACCGAGAACGGCTACGGCTACCCCGGCTACCCGACCGACACCGGCGTCCCGGCCCAGCCCGCCACCCCGCCCGGCTACCAGCAGCCCGCCCAGACCGACCCGTTCGGCACCAGCACCGGCACCGGTACCGACGGCTACCAGCAGGCCGCCGACACCACCGGCTACACCGACACCACCGGCTACTCCGCCACCTCGGCCTACTCCGCCGCGGGCGGGTACGACGGCACCAACTCCACCGCCGTCTTCCCCGCCACCCCGGCCGCCATCCGCACCGACCTCGGCCCGGACGCCGACGCGGAGGTCGCCGAGGACATCGCCGAGGAGGAGGACGACGCCCGCCGCAACGTCTTCCGCCGCTCCCGCCTGGGCGGCCGCGCCGGCGGCCGTGCGACCGACCGGGGCACCGCCCCCGCCGACGGCTGGGACGACGCCGGGCAGGACGGGGACGACGACGGCGACGACGCCCGTCCCGCCCGCACCGGCGGCTCCCTCGTCGGCCGCGCCAGGGCCGCCGCCGGCTCCGTGCTCTCCGCCGACCACGCCCCCAGCCGCCGCTCCCTGGCCATCCGGGTGGGCGCCGGCGTCGCCGCCCTCGCCGTCCTGGTCACCGCCGGCGTCCTGGTGATGGGCGGCGAGGACGAGACCTCCGGCGGCGGCGACGACCAGGCCGTCACCCAGAACATCTCGGTCGCCCACAGCAAGGCCTGGACCGCCCAGCCCGCCGCCGCCCCGGCGCCCGGCGCCGACGACACCCTCAACGGCAGCTGGCTGCTCCCCGACGCCGTGGTCCGCGCGGACGCCTCCGGCGTGCACGCCTACGCCCTCGCCGACGGCAAGGAGACCTGGACCTTCGCCCCGCCCGCCGAGGGCGCCGTCGCCTGCGGCCTCTCGCCCACCGTCAACGCCTCCGGCCTCGGCGCTGCGGTCTTCCGCGCCTCCGCCGACACCAAGTCCCCCTGCACCCTGCTCGCCGTCATCGACACCAAGACCGGCAAGTCCGCCTGGACCAAGACCATCTCCGAGTCCAAGGACCCGTACGCCGCCCACGTCGCCGTCACCGACGACAAGGTGATCGCCGTCGGCGACGACAAGGCCGCCGCCTGGGCCTCCGCCGACGGCAAGGACCTCTGGCAGTACACCGGCCAGGGCAAGTTCTGCAGCCTCGCCGGCGGCATGTCCGGCAACACCGTCGTCGTGCACAGCAGCTGCGCCGACAGCACCCCTGTCGACCAGGCCGTGGCGCTCAAGGCCGACGACGGCAAGCTCAAGTGGTGGCGCGGTCTGAACAACCAGCCGAAGACCGTCACCGTCCTCTCCGCCGAACCCGCCGTGGTGCTCACCACCGGCGCCCAGCCGGCCGACGACCGGGTCTTCGCCTGGGGCCCCGAGGGCGACCCGGCCGCCGAGATCCCCGCCACCGTGGAGGGCGGGCGCCTCGACGTCTCCCGCGGCACCTTCGACGCCGTCCCCGGCGTCTTCTTCCACGACAAGACCATGATCGCGGTCACCATCCCGGCCGAGGGCGGGCAGAGCGCCGTCATCGCGTACGACCTCACCACCGGCAAGCCGGTCTGGACGACCCCGGTCGCCGAGAAGGGCAAGACCCGCCCGGTCGGACTGGACGGCGGCGGCCTGCTGCTCGCCGCCGACGAGCGCCTCGACCAGCCCGCCCACATCAGCCGGTTCGCCCTCAACGGCGGCCAGGAGACCCAAGGCGGATCGTTCCCGCAGGGCACCGGCTCGCTGCTCACCTCCGGCCGGCTGATCAGCGGGGCCGGCAAGGTGATCGCCCTCCCCGAGCACTCCACCAACTTCGGCACCGCCTCGGCGTTCGCGTCCAAGGGCTGA
- a CDS encoding HNH endonuclease has protein sequence MRNTLVLNASYEPLTTVSLKRAVVLVLQDKAVVEHAHPLAVVRGTGVALPVPRVIRLNRYVRVPFRQRAPWSRRGVLVRDQHRCAYCGRRATTVDHLQPKSRGGPDSWMNTVAACSEDNQRKADRTPEQAGMRLLSRPFEPTPEATLMLALGLKEADLGELAAWLPATA, from the coding sequence ATGCGCAACACGCTGGTACTGAACGCGAGCTACGAGCCACTGACGACGGTGTCGCTCAAGCGTGCCGTGGTGCTCGTCCTGCAGGACAAGGCCGTGGTCGAGCACGCGCATCCGCTCGCCGTGGTCCGCGGTACCGGTGTGGCGCTCCCCGTGCCCCGGGTGATCAGGCTGAACCGGTACGTGCGGGTGCCCTTCCGACAACGCGCTCCGTGGTCGAGGCGCGGCGTGCTGGTACGCGACCAGCACCGGTGCGCGTACTGCGGGCGGCGGGCGACCACCGTCGACCACCTGCAGCCCAAGTCGCGCGGTGGTCCGGACAGCTGGATGAACACCGTGGCGGCCTGCTCGGAGGACAACCAGCGGAAGGCGGACCGGACTCCGGAGCAGGCGGGAATGCGGTTGCTCAGCCGGCCGTTCGAACCGACGCCGGAGGCGACGCTGATGCTGGCGCTCGGCCTGAAGGAGGCCGACCTCGGCGAGCTGGCGGCCTGGCTCCCCGCCACCGCGTAG
- the tyrS gene encoding tyrosine--tRNA ligase has product MTDIVDELRWRGLIALSTDEDALRKAFADGPVTFYCGFDPTAPSLHLGNLVQILTMRRLQMAGNLPLGLVGGATGLIGDPKPTAERVLNDPETVAGWVDRLRGQVSKFLDFEGEFAARMVNNLDWTSGMSAISLLRDVGKYFRVNNMIAKEAVARRLNSDAGISYTEFSYQILQGMDYLELNRRYNCTLQTGGSDQWGNLTAGSDLIRKAEGKSVHLLATPLIVKADGTKFGKTETGTVWLDPELTTPYAFYQFWLNADDRDVSNFLRIFSFRSREEIEELERETVERPAARLAQRALAEELTTLVHGAEQYERAVAASKALFGQGDLADLEPATLAAALAEVPKATVTELLPVVDLLVEVGLAPSRSGARRTIKEGGAYLNNAKVTDEEATPTAEDLLHGRWLVLRRGKRNLAAVELASN; this is encoded by the coding sequence GTGACGGACATCGTCGACGAGCTGCGGTGGCGAGGGCTGATCGCCCTGTCCACCGACGAGGACGCGCTGCGCAAGGCGTTCGCGGACGGCCCGGTCACGTTCTATTGCGGCTTCGACCCGACAGCCCCGAGCCTGCACCTCGGCAACCTGGTCCAGATCCTCACCATGCGCCGCCTCCAGATGGCCGGGAACCTGCCGCTCGGCCTGGTCGGCGGCGCCACCGGCCTGATCGGCGACCCCAAGCCCACCGCCGAGCGGGTGCTCAACGACCCCGAGACGGTGGCCGGCTGGGTGGACCGCCTGCGCGGCCAGGTCTCCAAGTTCCTCGACTTCGAGGGCGAGTTCGCCGCGCGCATGGTCAACAACCTGGACTGGACCTCCGGGATGTCCGCGATCAGCCTGCTGCGCGACGTGGGCAAGTACTTCCGCGTCAACAACATGATCGCCAAGGAGGCCGTCGCCCGGCGGCTGAACTCCGACGCCGGCATCAGCTACACCGAGTTCAGCTACCAGATCCTCCAGGGCATGGACTACCTGGAGCTCAACCGCCGGTACAACTGCACCCTGCAGACCGGCGGCAGCGACCAGTGGGGCAACCTCACCGCCGGCAGCGACCTGATCCGCAAGGCCGAGGGCAAGTCCGTCCACCTGCTCGCGACCCCGCTGATCGTCAAGGCCGACGGCACCAAGTTCGGCAAGACCGAGACCGGCACCGTCTGGCTCGACCCGGAGCTCACCACCCCGTACGCCTTCTACCAGTTCTGGCTGAACGCGGACGACCGGGACGTCTCCAACTTCCTGCGCATCTTCTCCTTCCGCTCGCGGGAGGAGATCGAGGAGCTGGAGCGGGAGACCGTCGAGCGCCCCGCCGCCCGGCTCGCCCAGCGCGCCCTGGCCGAGGAGCTCACCACCCTCGTCCACGGCGCCGAGCAGTACGAGCGCGCGGTCGCGGCCTCCAAGGCGCTGTTCGGCCAGGGCGACCTCGCCGACCTGGAGCCGGCCACCCTGGCCGCCGCCCTCGCCGAGGTCCCCAAGGCCACGGTTACCGAGCTGCTCCCGGTGGTCGACCTCCTGGTCGAGGTCGGCCTCGCGCCGAGCCGCTCCGGTGCGCGCCGCACCATCAAGGAGGGCGGCGCCTACCTGAACAACGCGAAGGTCACCGACGAGGAGGCCACTCCCACCGCCGAGGACCTGCTGCACGGCCGCTGGCTGGTGCTGCGACGCGGCAAGCGCAACCTGGCCGCGGTCGAGCTCGCCTCGAACTGA
- a CDS encoding tetratricopeptide repeat protein, producing the protein MRQDLKSLPKTLADDVARNLVMVARLLDSEPEEAYKYSRVALRLASRVASVREAAGFASYMTQRYSEALTEFRAARRMTGRVDLWPVMADCERGLGRPERALAMAGEPEVKQLDKAGQVEMRLVAAGARSDMEQYDAAVVTLQSPELASSAIHPWTARLRYAYAEALIAAGRGDEARDWFAKAAEADTDGSTNASERLNEIDGLEFVDALDGEEAEAEEAAAEAEPKRRHIAPDEIGDDRVIYEDEEDVEEYYDEDDLEIDEDDQEEPKGSDKR; encoded by the coding sequence GTGCGCCAGGACCTGAAGAGCCTGCCGAAGACCCTGGCCGACGACGTGGCGCGCAACCTGGTGATGGTCGCCCGCCTGCTCGACAGCGAGCCGGAGGAGGCCTACAAGTACTCCCGTGTGGCGCTGCGGCTGGCCTCGCGCGTGGCGAGCGTCCGCGAGGCGGCCGGCTTCGCCTCGTACATGACGCAGCGGTACTCGGAGGCGCTGACCGAGTTCCGTGCCGCGCGCCGGATGACCGGTCGGGTGGACCTGTGGCCGGTGATGGCGGACTGCGAGCGCGGCCTGGGCCGTCCCGAGCGCGCGCTGGCGATGGCCGGCGAGCCCGAGGTGAAGCAGCTGGACAAGGCCGGCCAGGTGGAGATGCGCCTGGTCGCGGCCGGTGCCCGCAGCGACATGGAGCAGTACGACGCGGCCGTGGTCACCCTGCAGAGCCCGGAGCTGGCGTCCAGCGCGATCCACCCGTGGACGGCCCGCCTGCGCTACGCGTACGCCGAGGCGCTGATCGCCGCCGGGCGCGGCGACGAGGCCCGGGACTGGTTCGCGAAGGCGGCGGAGGCCGACACCGACGGTTCGACCAACGCCTCCGAGCGGCTGAACGAGATCGACGGCCTGGAGTTCGTGGACGCCCTCGACGGGGAGGAGGCGGAGGCCGAGGAGGCCGCCGCCGAGGCCGAGCCGAAGCGTCGGCACATCGCCCCGGACGAGATCGGCGACGACCGCGTGATCTACGAGGACGAGGAAGACGTCGAGGAGTACTACGACGAGGACGACCTCGAGATCGACGAGGACGACCAGGAGGAGCCGAAGGGCTCCGACAAGCGCTGA
- a CDS encoding DUF1015 domain-containing protein: MSAPSADHGAEPSAGGPGDPGHVAAAGLSLAPFRGLRYDPDRVGTLAAVTSPPYDVVDPGRRHDLETADPHNIVRLILPRPEPEDAGDRPDRDTRYRHAARLLAEWQREGVLAADPVPALYVYEQRTHEPGPEGGPEGGVLQRGLIGALAVSGRETGVVLPHEDVMPRPVADRVGLMRTTRANLEPLLLTYRGSGGASAVIERAVERDPLLATTTSDGTDHRLWAVTDPADLAAVTRDLATCRALIADGHHRWEMYLRLQREHRHLPRSPWDRGLVLLVDTARYPLRVRAIHRVLYRLPLDRALAALGDQWQVKEVPGPLNTALQALAEAKRHGANAMLLTAGDGAFRLLTEPDEALLAATVRTDRPEEWRHLDATVLHATLLDHTWRIPDSPDEIGYLHAAEAAEREAARTGGTAVLLHPVEERVVRRLAEQGVTMPRKSTSFGPKPATGLVLRSLTLG, encoded by the coding sequence ATGAGTGCACCCAGTGCCGATCACGGCGCCGAGCCCTCGGCCGGCGGCCCCGGAGACCCCGGGCACGTCGCCGCCGCAGGCCTGTCCCTCGCCCCGTTCCGCGGCCTGCGCTACGACCCCGACCGGGTCGGCACGCTGGCCGCCGTCACCTCGCCGCCGTACGACGTGGTGGACCCGGGCCGACGGCACGACCTGGAGACGGCCGACCCGCACAACATCGTCCGGCTGATCCTGCCGCGCCCCGAGCCGGAGGACGCCGGCGACCGCCCGGACCGCGACACCCGCTACCGCCACGCCGCCCGGCTGCTCGCCGAGTGGCAGCGCGAGGGCGTCCTCGCGGCCGACCCGGTCCCGGCGCTCTACGTCTACGAGCAGCGCACCCACGAGCCCGGCCCCGAGGGCGGCCCGGAGGGCGGCGTGCTCCAGCGCGGACTGATCGGCGCCCTGGCCGTCAGCGGGCGCGAGACCGGCGTGGTCCTGCCGCACGAGGACGTCATGCCCCGCCCGGTCGCCGACCGCGTCGGCCTGATGCGCACCACCCGCGCCAACCTCGAACCGCTGCTGCTCACCTACCGCGGCAGCGGCGGCGCGTCCGCCGTCATCGAGCGCGCCGTCGAACGGGACCCGCTGCTCGCCACCACCACCAGCGACGGCACCGACCACCGCCTGTGGGCCGTCACCGACCCGGCCGACCTCGCCGCCGTCACCCGGGACCTGGCCACCTGCCGCGCCCTGATCGCCGACGGCCACCACCGCTGGGAGATGTACCTCCGCCTCCAGCGCGAGCACCGCCACCTGCCCCGCAGCCCCTGGGACCGCGGGCTGGTCCTGCTGGTCGACACCGCCCGCTACCCGCTGCGGGTCCGCGCCATCCACCGCGTCCTGTACCGGCTGCCGCTGGACCGGGCGCTCGCCGCTCTCGGCGACCAGTGGCAGGTCAAGGAGGTGCCCGGCCCGCTGAACACCGCGCTCCAGGCCCTCGCCGAGGCCAAGCGGCACGGCGCCAACGCCATGCTGCTCACCGCCGGGGACGGTGCCTTCCGCCTGCTCACCGAGCCGGACGAGGCGCTGCTCGCCGCCACCGTCCGCACCGACCGCCCGGAGGAGTGGCGCCACCTCGACGCCACCGTCCTGCACGCCACCCTGCTCGACCACACCTGGCGAATCCCCGACAGCCCGGACGAGATCGGCTACCTGCACGCCGCCGAGGCCGCCGAACGGGAGGCCGCCCGGACCGGCGGCACCGCCGTCCTGCTGCACCCGGTGGAGGAGCGCGTGGTCAGACGCCTCGCCGAGCAGGGCGTCACCATGCCCCGCAAGTCCACCTCCTTCGGCCCCAAGCCGGCCACCGGCCTGGTCCTCCGCTCCCTCACCCTGGGCTGA
- a CDS encoding tetratricopeptide repeat protein, which translates to MSGGHEPLNGNSAGGSAGIPGPGVPEGGVYDWFRRGVRLLDERHPAAAVQLLERAALAEPQSRSIREALARAQFDTGAYAAALENFRAVAVADPSDDYAQFGWGVAAARLGDFESSAKHLALAVAMKPDNAHYRAALRQTRATLAARAGAFGPLQPGAPGYLAPPEEGPSGPSDRADGSGREGEPRAEGDGG; encoded by the coding sequence ATGAGTGGTGGCCACGAGCCCCTGAACGGCAACAGCGCGGGCGGGTCGGCGGGAATTCCCGGCCCGGGGGTGCCGGAGGGCGGGGTCTACGACTGGTTCCGGCGCGGGGTGCGGCTGCTGGACGAGCGGCATCCGGCGGCGGCGGTGCAACTGCTGGAGCGGGCGGCGCTGGCCGAGCCGCAGTCCAGATCGATCCGGGAGGCGCTGGCCAGGGCGCAGTTCGACACGGGGGCGTACGCGGCCGCGCTGGAGAACTTCCGGGCGGTGGCGGTCGCGGATCCGTCGGACGACTACGCCCAGTTCGGGTGGGGTGTGGCGGCGGCCCGGCTGGGGGACTTCGAGTCCTCGGCGAAGCACCTGGCGCTGGCGGTGGCGATGAAGCCCGACAACGCGCATTACCGGGCGGCGCTGCGGCAGACCCGGGCGACGCTGGCGGCGCGGGCGGGGGCGTTCGGGCCGCTGCAGCCGGGCGCGCCGGGGTACCTGGCACCGCCGGAGGAGGGGCCGTCGGGGCCGTCGGATCGGGCGGACGGGTCCGGTCGGGAGGGGGAGCCGCGGGCGGAGGGCGACGGCGGGTGA